In the Acetomicrobium sp. S15 = DSM 107314 genome, one interval contains:
- a CDS encoding tRNA 2-thiocytidine biosynthesis TtcA family protein encodes MNKANTFTSLSNGTKRKVGEAVADFAMIRPSDTICVALSGGKDSLLLLAALARLRRVAPKPFALKACTLDPTGGELDLSPMEEFCRALDVPLRITRYPIYSIMRSRGEDSPCSFCANMRRGILCSMAQKEESQALALGHHLDDALETALLNLFFAGRFAPLYPKIWMSRSRLWAIRPLIYLEERSIELETRRLNLPVIQFSCPFAKGNRRALIKQLVKELEERSRVSIKGNALGALKAIWKRSGLNHKPE; translated from the coding sequence TTGAACAAGGCGAACACATTCACGTCGCTTTCAAACGGCACGAAGCGAAAGGTAGGAGAGGCGGTCGCGGACTTCGCCATGATAAGGCCTTCGGATACCATATGCGTGGCACTTTCGGGAGGCAAAGACAGCCTGCTCCTCCTCGCGGCCTTAGCGAGGTTGCGCCGCGTAGCTCCAAAACCTTTCGCCCTGAAGGCCTGCACGCTCGATCCCACAGGGGGAGAGCTCGATCTTTCCCCTATGGAGGAATTTTGCCGCGCCCTCGACGTGCCGCTGCGCATCACCAGATATCCGATTTACTCTATAATGCGTTCCCGGGGTGAGGATTCCCCCTGCAGTTTTTGCGCCAACATGAGGCGCGGCATCCTGTGCAGCATGGCCCAAAAAGAGGAAAGCCAAGCGCTTGCGCTCGGCCATCACCTCGATGACGCGCTCGAAACGGCCCTCTTGAACCTCTTCTTCGCGGGCCGATTCGCGCCCCTTTATCCCAAGATCTGGATGAGTCGCTCGCGACTCTGGGCCATCAGACCACTCATCTATCTGGAGGAGCGGTCTATAGAGTTGGAGACAAGGAGGCTAAACCTGCCTGTCATACAATTCAGCTGTCCTTTCGCCAAAGGAAATCGCCGTGCTTTGATAAAACAACTCGTCAAAGAACTGGAAGAAAGGTCCCGCGTCTCCATAAAGGGCAACGCACTCGGCGCCCTAAAGGCCATTTGGAAAAGAAGCGGGCTAAACCACAAGCCTGAATGA
- a CDS encoding response regulator has translation MQTIRVVLVDDHRLFRDGLRRLLELEPDVEVIGEAKDGKEAVQVIAEKKPDVVLLDISMPKGDGVQVIRQVKNDSLPVRFLAITAYDDEESLSALSSAGVHGYLLKESGYLELISALRSVARGEPYVDPKVAGRLLTSFHEGNGDEPLCSLTPRERETFYWLSQGLKNEEIALRMVVSEKTVKNHVSRILKKLGLRDRTQAAIMAWRLGLAQKSRQKNGRA, from the coding sequence TTGCAGACTATTCGGGTCGTGCTGGTCGATGACCATCGCCTCTTCCGTGATGGCCTCAGGAGATTGCTGGAACTGGAGCCGGACGTAGAAGTGATCGGCGAGGCCAAGGACGGCAAGGAGGCCGTGCAGGTGATCGCCGAGAAGAAGCCCGATGTCGTGCTGCTCGACATAAGTATGCCAAAGGGAGACGGTGTGCAGGTGATAAGGCAGGTCAAAAACGACTCGCTTCCCGTGCGCTTTTTGGCTATCACGGCCTATGACGACGAGGAATCCCTTTCGGCGCTCTCGTCAGCCGGCGTGCACGGGTATCTGCTTAAGGAGTCCGGCTATTTGGAGCTGATTTCCGCCCTCAGGTCGGTGGCCAGAGGGGAGCCCTATGTAGATCCGAAGGTGGCGGGGAGGCTGCTGACTTCGTTTCACGAAGGCAACGGCGATGAGCCGCTATGCAGCCTCACGCCAAGAGAAAGGGAAACTTTTTACTGGCTTTCACAAGGGTTGAAGAACGAAGAGATAGCATTAAGGATGGTCGTCTCTGAAAAAACCGTAAAAAACCATGTAAGCCGTATTCTCAAAAAACTAGGCCTGCGCGACAGAACACAAGCCGCCATCATGGCCTGGCGTTTGGGCCTGGCGCAGAAGAGTCGGCAGAAGAATGGCCGCGCTTAG
- the fliD gene encoding flagellar filament capping protein FliD — protein sequence MADYTAPLFQVTGLTSGIDWGQMIDKMMEAARKPEELWQAEKDKLELKVGLYNEFSAYLKALRSSISPLKLSSTFTAKQAELSSLSSTTDPSSVLAITATPEAEINSYEIEVLQKATAEMRISNSLSGILKNAGITTDSYFYIKVDDQRAKIDLHPTDTLSDVAARINKAVDETTGEALPVQARVFDNRLVIESTQTGTEAAFSLEGPQVVLDNLGLDLDDPEHHIAAQDAKLVIDGVSVTRPSNEISDLIQGLTLKINGVGKVRADIVLDAQKAVESIQSFVAAYNDTMDWINVRLQEKKVEEPESELEAQRGLLRGDPILWQAKSYLRQIVADPLSLDGFSQLSQIGITTESIDYGKSGKLEFDTDKFMAAMTEDPQGVAGLVNGVVNKFESYLANMVDAVPVAIGGSTALRGRVPSQVQHLQNQIEAIDKRIADFEERLSIRQRGLYERFSQMENTLAQLNQQASWLASVLGILSGSNAASTS from the coding sequence ATGGCTGATTATACAGCACCGCTGTTTCAGGTGACGGGCCTCACCTCCGGTATAGACTGGGGGCAAATGATCGACAAGATGATGGAAGCGGCCAGGAAGCCCGAAGAGCTTTGGCAGGCCGAAAAGGATAAGCTCGAACTGAAGGTTGGGCTTTATAACGAATTTTCCGCCTATCTAAAGGCGCTGCGCAGCTCTATTTCTCCCTTGAAGCTATCGAGCACGTTCACCGCCAAGCAGGCCGAGCTTTCCTCTCTTTCATCTACTACAGATCCTTCATCAGTGCTTGCGATTACCGCCACGCCCGAGGCAGAAATAAACAGCTATGAAATCGAGGTATTACAAAAGGCCACAGCAGAGATGCGCATCAGCAACTCCCTCTCCGGGATACTCAAAAACGCGGGAATCACGACGGACTCCTATTTTTACATAAAAGTAGATGACCAGCGGGCCAAGATCGACCTTCACCCCACAGATACCCTTTCTGATGTAGCGGCACGCATAAACAAAGCCGTAGACGAAACGACGGGTGAAGCGCTCCCTGTTCAGGCGCGCGTCTTCGACAACCGCCTCGTAATCGAAAGCACGCAAACCGGCACAGAAGCTGCTTTCTCGTTAGAGGGCCCTCAAGTGGTGCTCGATAACTTAGGACTGGATCTGGATGATCCGGAGCACCACATAGCAGCACAAGACGCTAAACTGGTTATCGATGGCGTAAGCGTTACGCGCCCGAGCAACGAAATCTCAGATTTAATCCAAGGGCTTACGCTCAAAATAAACGGGGTAGGGAAAGTAAGAGCGGATATAGTCTTAGACGCCCAAAAAGCAGTGGAATCCATTCAAAGCTTCGTAGCGGCCTACAACGACACCATGGATTGGATCAACGTGCGGCTGCAAGAGAAAAAGGTCGAGGAGCCGGAGTCTGAGCTCGAGGCCCAGAGGGGACTCCTGCGCGGAGATCCCATCCTATGGCAGGCGAAGTCTTACCTTCGCCAAATTGTAGCCGATCCCTTGTCGTTAGACGGTTTCTCTCAGCTCTCTCAAATCGGCATAACAACGGAGTCAATCGACTACGGCAAGAGCGGCAAGCTCGAATTCGACACCGATAAATTCATGGCGGCGATGACGGAAGACCCTCAAGGCGTAGCGGGCCTGGTAAACGGCGTCGTGAATAAGTTCGAAAGTTATCTCGCCAATATGGTCGATGCCGTTCCCGTCGCCATAGGAGGAAGCACGGCACTGAGGGGGCGCGTACCAAGCCAAGTTCAACACCTACAAAACCAAATCGAGGCGATCGACAAAAGGATAGCCGATTTCGAAGAGCGCCTCTCCATTCGCCAGAGAGGGTTATACGAGCGGTTTAGCCAGATGGAAAACACGCTGGCGCAGTTGAATCAGCAAGCCTCATGGCTCGCCAGCGTTCTCGGCATTTTGTCGGGCTCAAACGCTGCATCGACTTCATGA
- a CDS encoding D-sedoheptulose-7-phosphate isomerase yields the protein MEERIREDMEASIALKRKAMRDLKPVAEAARLLIEALSSGKRAFFCGNGGSAADAQHLAAELLGKFRKVRPSLPALALHTNTSAVTAIANDFSYDEVFVRQLEGLAGPGDALIGISTSGCSANVVNAVRWGAEHGMVTIGLTGEGGGEMKPYCRVLLEAPSRDTPRIQELHITWGHIICALVEERLFP from the coding sequence TTGGAGGAGCGCATAAGGGAAGATATGGAAGCCTCTATAGCGTTAAAACGAAAGGCGATGCGAGACCTAAAACCCGTGGCGGAAGCAGCGCGCTTGCTGATAGAGGCACTTTCGTCGGGCAAACGGGCCTTTTTTTGCGGCAACGGCGGCTCGGCCGCCGATGCGCAGCACCTGGCGGCCGAGCTATTGGGGAAATTTCGCAAGGTGCGCCCTTCGCTCCCGGCCCTTGCCCTCCATACGAACACCAGCGCTGTGACCGCCATCGCCAACGATTTCTCTTACGACGAGGTGTTCGTGCGACAGCTTGAAGGGCTCGCTGGGCCTGGAGACGCCCTGATCGGCATTTCGACGAGCGGATGCAGCGCGAATGTCGTCAATGCGGTGCGCTGGGGCGCGGAACACGGCATGGTAACCATAGGCTTGACCGGCGAGGGAGGGGGCGAGATGAAGCCCTATTGCAGGGTGTTGCTCGAGGCTCCATCGCGCGATACGCCGCGCATCCAGGAGCTCCATATTACTTGGGGACACATCATTTGCGCCCTGGTCGAGGAGAGGTTATTTCCGTGA
- a CDS encoding nucleotidyltransferase family protein: MSGPLAVILAGGEGKRLRPVVSDVPKPLAPIAGRPFVHWLLDLLSFRGIRKALFLLGYKASDIISSCGDGGRWGIEIFYSVEEEPLDKGGALRNAISLLDAEDFLLMNGDTLLDVDYCRLLSFHCRMGAAITFAVRSWRDLSRVDPLDVDEGGRVKAFGDKNLMPRDDGSWLVNGGVYGVKRAVVEKIPLRRISWEGEVIPALLSQGEPLCALEVGGFFIDIGVPEDYARAQREIPAFVASLKSAS; this comes from the coding sequence GTGAGTGGACCTTTGGCCGTAATATTAGCCGGCGGCGAGGGTAAACGGTTGCGCCCCGTCGTTTCGGATGTGCCCAAACCGCTTGCCCCCATAGCCGGCAGGCCTTTCGTCCACTGGTTGCTGGATCTCCTTTCGTTTAGGGGCATAAGAAAGGCGCTTTTCCTTTTGGGGTATAAGGCCTCCGATATAATCTCGAGCTGTGGCGACGGCGGCAGGTGGGGGATCGAAATATTTTACAGCGTAGAGGAAGAGCCTCTCGACAAGGGCGGAGCGCTCCGCAATGCCATTTCGCTTTTAGATGCCGAGGATTTTTTGCTCATGAACGGGGATACTCTTTTGGATGTGGATTATTGCAGGCTTTTGTCGTTTCACTGCCGTATGGGTGCCGCGATCACCTTTGCTGTCAGGTCGTGGAGAGACCTTTCCCGCGTGGATCCGCTCGACGTCGACGAGGGAGGAAGGGTAAAAGCCTTCGGCGACAAAAATCTGATGCCCAGGGATGACGGGTCCTGGCTCGTAAACGGCGGGGTTTACGGGGTGAAGCGCGCTGTTGTAGAAAAGATCCCCTTGCGCAGGATCTCTTGGGAAGGGGAGGTAATACCTGCCCTTTTGTCGCAAGGGGAACCTTTATGCGCCCTTGAGGTGGGCGGTTTTTTTATAGACATAGGCGTGCCGGAAGATTATGCGAGGGCACAGCGGGAAATTCCTGCCTTTGTGGCATCTTTGAAATCCGCATCATAG
- a CDS encoding D-glycero-alpha-D-manno-heptose-1,7-bisphosphate 7-phosphatase, with translation MRKAIFLDRDGTLIETVPYLSRLSQIKLLNGVPEALSLLKGKGYSLVVVTNQSGVARGFFDVNFVLESHRRIQLLLEEAGVAVDAFYFCPHHPTEGDPPYKVDCDCRKPKPGLLLRAAGELGLELAGSWVVGDDLPDLMMARNLGLYFALVRSGYGRTLEEGGLLPPLREGEWVVDDLLAAAHLIANKSSG, from the coding sequence GTGAGGAAAGCGATCTTCCTGGATAGGGACGGGACGCTCATCGAGACCGTTCCATACCTTTCGCGCCTTTCTCAAATAAAGCTGCTCAACGGTGTGCCCGAGGCGCTGTCGTTGTTGAAGGGGAAAGGTTACAGCCTGGTGGTCGTTACGAATCAAAGCGGCGTCGCACGGGGGTTTTTCGATGTGAATTTCGTCTTGGAGAGTCACAGGCGGATCCAGCTTCTCTTAGAAGAGGCGGGCGTAGCCGTGGATGCCTTTTACTTTTGCCCTCATCATCCCACTGAGGGGGACCCACCTTATAAGGTAGATTGCGACTGCCGAAAACCCAAGCCTGGCCTCCTGCTGCGCGCAGCCGGCGAGTTGGGCCTTGAGCTTGCCGGCTCTTGGGTGGTGGGAGACGACCTGCCCGACCTCATGATGGCCCGCAACCTTGGATTGTATTTTGCGCTGGTAAGAAGCGGCTACGGAAGGACGCTGGAAGAGGGTGGCCTTTTACCCCCCTTGAGAGAAGGGGAATGGGTGGTAGACGACCTCCTGGCGGCGGCTCATTTGATAGCGAATAAATCCTCAGGTTAA
- a CDS encoding lysylphosphatidylglycerol synthase transmembrane domain-containing protein — protein sequence MPTISLSLRKGLAIFIGLAVITALIVLFFTVDADTWNSLYSMNKRFFLLAFSAAALSWFFEALRFKVLVEAAGERISFKLGLYLTFLNYFGSAITPMQSGGGPFQVYVLYKNGVNVGKGVAVTLTKTLMVLFLLGVMVIVALFLQPQILAGQTLIEGLFGYVTVVVLGIWFVTALSLLRPKLMKRLIGGLTVWLKEIGIIKDALAFKVIRFVNREIDNYCENFRALFSSGLKKCMIALALTSLQLFCSFLVLPLLVWSMDLSADLMGVMMLQAVFTFVLYFVPTPGASGVAEGGATAIFKLLVPWNMAGVTALLWRVFTAYIPVFLGALVAIYFLDKGVNGEIERPYEG from the coding sequence ATGCCGACGATTTCTTTATCTCTGCGCAAGGGTTTAGCGATATTTATAGGCTTGGCCGTGATAACGGCCTTAATAGTGCTCTTTTTTACCGTAGATGCCGACACGTGGAATTCGCTTTACTCCATGAATAAGCGGTTTTTCTTGCTCGCTTTTTCGGCGGCGGCTTTATCGTGGTTCTTTGAGGCCTTGCGCTTTAAGGTTCTGGTGGAAGCCGCAGGCGAGCGCATTTCCTTTAAGTTGGGGCTTTATCTCACATTTCTCAACTACTTCGGTTCGGCGATAACCCCAATGCAGAGCGGCGGAGGGCCTTTTCAGGTTTATGTGCTCTATAAAAACGGCGTAAACGTGGGCAAAGGCGTAGCCGTAACCCTGACGAAGACGCTCATGGTGCTTTTTTTATTAGGAGTGATGGTTATCGTCGCGCTCTTTCTGCAACCTCAGATTTTGGCCGGGCAGACCCTGATCGAGGGCTTGTTCGGCTATGTTACCGTAGTAGTCCTTGGGATTTGGTTTGTGACCGCGCTGAGCTTGCTGCGGCCCAAGCTCATGAAGCGCTTAATAGGTGGGTTAACGGTTTGGCTGAAGGAGATCGGGATCATAAAAGACGCTTTGGCCTTCAAGGTGATACGCTTTGTCAATCGAGAGATAGATAACTATTGTGAGAACTTTCGGGCATTATTTTCGTCTGGCTTAAAGAAATGTATGATAGCCCTCGCTCTCACCTCTTTGCAGCTCTTTTGTTCGTTTCTCGTTTTGCCCCTTTTGGTTTGGTCGATGGACCTGTCTGCGGATTTGATGGGGGTGATGATGCTTCAGGCGGTCTTCACCTTTGTCCTTTACTTTGTGCCGACTCCTGGAGCCAGCGGTGTGGCCGAAGGCGGGGCAACGGCCATTTTCAAGCTCTTGGTGCCCTGGAACATGGCCGGCGTGACGGCTTTGCTGTGGCGCGTGTTCACGGCCTATATTCCGGTGTTTTTAGGAGCGTTAGTAGCCATATACTTTTTAGACAAGGGGGTCAATGGCGAAATTGAGAGGCCTTACGAGGGGTAG
- a CDS encoding methyltransferase family protein, which yields MAKLRGLTRGRRSSEIRAWAFKMRGGIWTALFCAILFLAEVNLSALPAMLVLVAAGQALRFWAAGCIKRYRGEEAKAEILVTWGPYAVVRNPLYLGNGLIGLGWSLLAGPRAIALFVTSYLILYVFLIIPHEETILERCFREEFHRYKERVGRLIPKIPFELSEIAGPFQWSVLWESERHSLLVTILGTSLLLSRGWW from the coding sequence ATGGCGAAATTGAGAGGCCTTACGAGGGGTAGGCGCTCAAGCGAAATCCGGGCATGGGCCTTTAAGATGAGGGGCGGCATATGGACGGCGCTGTTTTGCGCTATCCTCTTTTTGGCCGAGGTCAATCTTTCTGCTCTGCCTGCCATGCTGGTTCTGGTGGCGGCCGGTCAAGCGTTGCGCTTTTGGGCGGCCGGTTGCATAAAGCGCTATCGCGGGGAGGAAGCCAAAGCGGAAATCCTGGTAACCTGGGGTCCCTATGCCGTCGTTCGAAATCCCCTCTATTTGGGCAACGGCCTAATAGGATTGGGTTGGAGCCTGTTGGCCGGTCCGCGGGCTATCGCGTTATTTGTGACGTCTTACCTAATTCTGTATGTCTTTCTCATCATCCCTCATGAAGAGACCATCCTCGAGCGATGTTTCCGCGAGGAGTTTCACCGTTACAAGGAGCGCGTGGGTAGGCTCATTCCAAAGATACCTTTTGAGTTAAGCGAAATTGCCGGTCCGTTTCAATGGAGTGTCCTTTGGGAGAGCGAGCGGCACTCGCTTCTTGTCACGATATTGGGCACATCGCTTCTGTTGTCCAGGGGGTGGTGGTGA
- a CDS encoding methylated-DNA--[protein]-cysteine S-methyltransferase, protein MALLWRYATGKETVYRATLSAPLGLWEALWCDRGLLMMYSRLHGEEIEKECALPAWLARAWESYWNGEAFEVPLCAVPPLSEFARSVYEVVAQIPFGCVLSYGRVAASIGRPNAARAVGSVMRRNRWSLFVPCHRVIGADGSLKGYGGKEGLALKAALLRFEGAKTEHP, encoded by the coding sequence ATGGCTCTCCTTTGGCGATATGCTACAGGAAAGGAAACGGTTTACAGGGCAACGCTGTCCGCGCCGCTCGGCCTTTGGGAGGCTCTTTGGTGCGATAGGGGATTGTTGATGATGTATAGCAGGCTTCATGGGGAAGAGATCGAGAAAGAGTGCGCGTTGCCCGCTTGGCTTGCTCGCGCTTGGGAATCCTATTGGAACGGTGAGGCCTTCGAGGTGCCGCTCTGCGCCGTGCCTCCCCTTTCGGAGTTTGCTCGCAGCGTTTATGAAGTCGTGGCTCAGATTCCCTTTGGTTGTGTGTTATCCTACGGCCGTGTCGCGGCGTCGATCGGAAGGCCCAATGCAGCCAGAGCCGTCGGAAGCGTCATGCGCCGCAACAGATGGTCCCTCTTTGTGCCGTGTCATCGCGTGATCGGCGCCGATGGCTCGCTCAAAGGGTACGGCGGTAAAGAAGGTTTGGCACTGAAGGCGGCCTTGCTCCGATTCGAAGGCGCTAAGACAGAGCACCCTTGA
- a CDS encoding membrane dipeptidase, with amino-acid sequence MTNKGYIFDGHSDMLNEVLPLREQGERKVLASRFIPKLLSSTIGAAILSVWIESAFRTDSSSALERLMQYLGILAAELKESREIALVARYDDYQRNMLEGRFPLFLSVEGLDGIGTNVDLLYMLHHYGVRMASLTWNDDNTLASGCGSDKDYGVTTLGKKALKIMEELGIVVDAAHASPKSFWDIVEGFERTVLISHGNVYALCRHRRNFTDDQLKAVAERNGLIGLSTVKKFLKENGEASAEDLIRHISYAADLVGIEYVALGLDIDYRENSRGTLPLEEVSSLERGLLEAGYSKAEAEAVLHGNWERLLKGALS; translated from the coding sequence TATTCGACGGCCACTCAGACATGCTCAACGAAGTGCTCCCCCTGCGAGAGCAAGGCGAGAGGAAGGTTTTGGCTTCGAGGTTCATCCCGAAACTATTGAGCTCTACGATTGGCGCCGCGATATTGAGCGTTTGGATCGAAAGTGCGTTCCGCACCGACAGCTCTTCCGCCTTGGAAAGATTAATGCAATACCTCGGCATCTTGGCTGCAGAACTCAAGGAAAGCCGAGAGATCGCTCTCGTCGCGCGCTACGACGACTACCAGAGGAACATGCTGGAGGGTCGCTTCCCTCTATTCTTGAGTGTGGAGGGGTTAGACGGCATCGGGACCAATGTGGACTTGTTATACATGCTGCACCATTACGGCGTCCGCATGGCATCTCTCACGTGGAACGACGACAACACGCTCGCCTCGGGCTGCGGCTCGGACAAAGATTACGGCGTAACTACGCTCGGCAAAAAAGCCTTAAAAATAATGGAAGAGCTGGGCATTGTCGTGGATGCGGCCCATGCATCCCCTAAAAGTTTTTGGGACATCGTCGAAGGTTTCGAGAGGACCGTCCTGATAAGTCATGGCAACGTATATGCTCTCTGCCGCCACAGGCGAAATTTCACCGACGATCAACTGAAGGCCGTGGCCGAAAGAAACGGGCTGATAGGGTTGAGCACAGTAAAGAAGTTTCTAAAAGAAAACGGCGAGGCCTCCGCAGAAGACCTCATAAGGCACATCAGTTACGCAGCTGACCTTGTAGGTATAGAATACGTGGCACTCGGACTCGATATAGACTACCGCGAAAATAGCCGCGGCACGCTTCCGCTGGAGGAAGTCTCCTCCCTCGAAAGGGGCTTACTCGAAGCCGGCTACTCGAAGGCAGAAGCCGAGGCTGTCTTGCACGGCAACTGGGAAAGGTTGCTCAAGGGTGCTCTGTCTTAG